The Myotis daubentonii chromosome 19, mMyoDau2.1, whole genome shotgun sequence genome window below encodes:
- the B3GNT4 gene encoding N-acetyllactosaminide beta-1,3-N-acetylglucosaminyltransferase 4, with product MFRRLGWLVLYSLAVLLLSCLLFLKKEAKPAGVPTARQPFWAPPGPRRSHCPPNHTVGNASLSLPSRHRLFLTYRHCRNFSILLEPSGCAEDVFLLLAIKSQPGHVERRAAIRSTWGRVGDWAGGRQLKLVFLLGVAGPAPPAQLLAYESREFDDILQWDFTEDFFNLTLKELHLQRWVAAACPQARFLLKGDDDVFVHVPNVLEFLDGWDPAQDLLVGDVIRQALPNRNTKVKYFIPPSMYRARHYPPYAGGGGYVMSRATVQHLRAAVEEAELFPIDDVFVGMCLRKLGVSPMHHAGFKTFGIRQPLDPLDPCLFRGLLLVHRLSPLEMWTMWALVTDEGLKCAAGPLSQL from the coding sequence ATGTTCcgcaggctgggctggctggtcCTGTACAGCCTCGCCGTGCTGCTGCTCAGCTGCCTGCTCTTCCTGAAGAAGGAGGCCAAGCCAGCAGGGGTCCCCACCGCCCGCCAGCCCTTCTGGGCTCCCCCGGGGCCCCGCCGCAGCCACTGTCCACCCAACCACACTGTGGGGAATGCCTCCCTGTCCCTGCCTAGCCGGCACCGTCTCTTCTTGACCTATCGCCACTGCCGCAATTTCTCCATTTTGCTGGAACCTTCGGGCTGTGCCGAGGACGTCTTTCTGCTCCTGGCCATCAAGTCGCAGCCTGGCCATGTGGAGCGGCGTGCGGCCATCCGCAGCACGTGGGGCCGGGTGGGAGACTGGGCTGGGGGCCGGCAGCTGAAGCTGGTGTTCCTCCTAGGGGTGGCAGGAcccgcaccccctgcccagctgcTGGCCTATGAGAGTCGGGAGTTTGACGATATCCTCCAGTGGGACTTCACTGAGGACTTCTTCAACCTGACGCTCAAGGAGCTGCACCTGCAGCGCTGGGTGGCGGCTGCCTGTCCCCAGGCCCGCTTCCTGCTAAAGGGAGATGACGATGTCTTTGTCCATGTGCCCAATGTCCTGGAGTTCCTGGACGGCTGGGACCCAGCCCAGGACCTCTTGGTGGGAGACGTCATCCGCCAGGCTCTGCCCAACAGGAACACCAAGGTCAAGTACTTCATCCCACCCTCCATGTACAGGGCCCGCCATTACCCGCCCTATGCTGGGGGGGGAGGGTATGTCATGTCCAGAGCCACCGTGCAGCACCTCCGAGCAGCCGTGGAAGAGGCCGAACTCTTCCCCATTGATGACGTCTTTGTGGGTATGTGCCTGAGGAAGCTGGGGGTGAGCCCCATGCACCATGCTGGCTTCAAGACATTTGGAATACGGCAGCCCCTGGACCCCCTGGACCCCTGCCTGTTCAGAGGGCTCCTCCTGGTGCACCGGCTCAGCCCCCTGGAGATGTGGACCATGTGGGCACTGGTGACAGATGAGGGGCTTAAGTGCGCTGCTGGCCCCTTGTCCCAGCTCTGA
- the DIABLO gene encoding diablo IAP-binding mitochondrial protein isoform X1, with amino-acid sequence MAALRSWLSRSVSSFFRYRRSVPVEAGFRRRCFSELVRPWHKTVAVGVGVALCAVPIAQKSEPHALSNDALMRRAVSLVTDSTSTFLSQTTYALIEAITEYTKAVYTLVSLYRQYTSLLGKMNSQEEDEVWQVIIGARVEMTSKQQEYLRLESTWMTAVSLSEMAAEAAYHTGADQASITARNHIQLVKSQVQEVRQLSQKAETKLAEAQTEELRQKTQEADDRAEPEQEAYLRED; translated from the exons ATGGCGGCTCTGAGGAGTTGGCTGTCGCGGAGCGTCTCCTCCTTCTTCAG GTACAGACGCAGTGTTCCTGTCGAGGCCGGCTTCAGGAGGCGCTGTTTCTCGGAGTTGGTAAGACCATGGCACAAGACGGTGGCCGTGGGAGTCGGTGTGGCCCTGTGTGCAGTTCCCATCGCGCAG AAATCAGAGCCTCATGCTCTCAGTAACGACGCACTAATGAGGAGGGCTGTGTCTCTGGTAACAGATAGCACCTCCACCTTTCTCTCTCAGACCACGTATGCATTGATTGAAGCCATCACAGAGTATACTAAG GCTGTTTATACCTTAGTTTCTCTGTACCGACAATATACAAGTTTACTCGGGAAAATGAATTCACAGGAGGAAGATGAAGTGTGGCAGGTGATCATAGGAGCCAGAGTTGAG ATGACTTCAAAACAGCAAGAGTACCTGAGGTTGGAGAGTACCTGGATGACTGCAGTTAGTCTTTCAGAGATGGCGGCGGAAGCTGCATACCACACCG GAGCAGATCAGGCCTCTATCACGGCCAGGAATCACATTCAGCTGGTGAAGTCGCAGGTGCAGGAAGTGCGCCAGCTCTCCCAGAAAGCAGAAACCAAGTTGGCAGAAGCACAGACAGAAGAACTCCGTCAGAAAACACAGGAGGCGGATGACAGGGCTGAGCCGGAACAGGAGGCCTACCTGCGTGAGGATTGA
- the LOC132221841 gene encoding uncharacterized LOC128125816 homolog, whose product MPASSTIHVLQLLRELLAFVLLSYTVLLGALLLAGWTTYFLVLK is encoded by the coding sequence ATGCCGGCCTCGTCCACCATCCACGTGCTGCAGCTGCTGCGGGAGCTGCTGGCCTTCGTGCTCCTCAGCTACACGGTGCTCCTGGGCGCATTGCTGCTGGCCGGCTGGACCACCTACTTCCTGGTGCTGAAGTGA
- the DIABLO gene encoding diablo IAP-binding mitochondrial protein isoform X2 codes for MRRAVSLVTDSTSTFLSQTTYALIEAITEYTKAVYTLVSLYRQYTSLLGKMNSQEEDEVWQVIIGARVEMTSKQQEYLRLESTWMTAVSLSEMAAEAAYHTGADQASITARNHIQLVKSQVQEVRQLSQKAETKLAEAQTEELRQKTQEADDRAEPEQEAYLRED; via the exons ATGAGGAGGGCTGTGTCTCTGGTAACAGATAGCACCTCCACCTTTCTCTCTCAGACCACGTATGCATTGATTGAAGCCATCACAGAGTATACTAAG GCTGTTTATACCTTAGTTTCTCTGTACCGACAATATACAAGTTTACTCGGGAAAATGAATTCACAGGAGGAAGATGAAGTGTGGCAGGTGATCATAGGAGCCAGAGTTGAG ATGACTTCAAAACAGCAAGAGTACCTGAGGTTGGAGAGTACCTGGATGACTGCAGTTAGTCTTTCAGAGATGGCGGCGGAAGCTGCATACCACACCG GAGCAGATCAGGCCTCTATCACGGCCAGGAATCACATTCAGCTGGTGAAGTCGCAGGTGCAGGAAGTGCGCCAGCTCTCCCAGAAAGCAGAAACCAAGTTGGCAGAAGCACAGACAGAAGAACTCCGTCAGAAAACACAGGAGGCGGATGACAGGGCTGAGCCGGAACAGGAGGCCTACCTGCGTGAGGATTGA